The following are encoded in a window of Sminthopsis crassicaudata isolate SCR6 chromosome 3, ASM4859323v1, whole genome shotgun sequence genomic DNA:
- the MZT1 gene encoding mitotic-spindle organizing protein 1, translating into MAGSNSGAAAAAAAVANLNAVRETMDVLLEISRILNTGLDMETLSICVRLCEQGINPEALSSVIKELRKATEALKAAESMTS; encoded by the exons ATGGCTGGGAGTAATAGTGGGGCTGCCGCTGCGGCGGCCGCTGTGGCCAACCTGAATGCAGTGAGGGAGACCATGGACG TTCTGCTTGAGATTTCAAGAATATTGAATACTGGCTTGGATATGGAAACACTCTCTATTTGTGTACGTCTTTGTGAGCAAGGAATAAACCCAGAGGCCTTATCCTCTGTCATTAAAGAACTTCGCAAGGCTACAGAAGCATTAAAG